In one Herpetosiphonaceae bacterium genomic region, the following are encoded:
- a CDS encoding HD domain-containing protein gives MAQQIQFIVELDQLKQVLRQTLLIDGSRRENSAEHSWHLATMALVLAEYAPPDVDLPRVMKMLVLHDVVEIRAGDTFCYDSAANGDKAEREQNAATYLFGLLPPDLGGDLRGLWEEFEALATPEARFANALDRLQPLLHNYRTQGGTWRIHGITHDQVLRRMSPIQEGAPALWPYVLQVIDESCALGYIRG, from the coding sequence TTGGCCCAACAAATTCAGTTTATCGTCGAGCTTGATCAGCTCAAGCAGGTGCTACGCCAGACGCTCCTCATCGACGGCTCGCGGCGTGAGAATAGCGCCGAGCACTCGTGGCATCTGGCGACGATGGCACTGGTGCTGGCCGAGTACGCGCCGCCGGACGTGGATCTGCCGCGCGTGATGAAGATGCTAGTGCTGCACGATGTGGTCGAGATCCGCGCGGGCGATACCTTCTGCTACGACAGCGCGGCCAACGGCGATAAAGCGGAGCGCGAGCAGAACGCCGCGACGTATCTGTTTGGCCTGCTGCCGCCCGATCTTGGCGGTGATCTGCGCGGGCTGTGGGAGGAGTTCGAGGCGCTGGCAACGCCTGAGGCACGCTTTGCCAATGCCCTGGATCGCTTGCAGCCGCTGCTGCATAACTATCGCACGCAGGGCGGCACCTGGCGCATCCACGGCATTACCCACGATCAGGTGCTCCGCCGCATGAGTCCGATTCAGGAGGGCGCGCCCGCGCTGTGGCCCTACGTGCTCCAGGTTATCGATGAGTCGTGTGCGCTGGGCTATATTCGTGGCTAA
- the rpiA gene encoding ribose-5-phosphate isomerase RpiA, which yields MSERSPKQLAALHAASAVQSGMRLGLGSGSTVYLIVQALGERLARGELRDLQVVVASRWTEDAAKDAGLTIATLDDLPQLDLAIDGADEIDPQRNMIKGGGGALLRERIVLAAAAQRMIVVDDSKLVQTLGERWAVPVEIVQFGWRVPEAALRRQGAQPVRRMDGAQPLITDEGNFILDCAFGPIPDPAALDRRLRAIPGVMDHGLFIGMADRVIVGGADGVREL from the coding sequence ATGAGTGAGCGCTCTCCCAAACAGCTCGCGGCGCTCCACGCCGCCAGCGCCGTCCAATCCGGCATGCGCCTGGGCCTCGGCAGCGGCTCGACCGTCTATCTGATCGTGCAGGCGCTCGGCGAGCGGCTCGCGCGCGGTGAGCTGCGCGATCTCCAGGTGGTCGTCGCGTCGCGCTGGACCGAGGATGCCGCGAAAGACGCGGGGCTGACGATCGCCACGCTCGACGATTTGCCGCAGCTGGATCTGGCGATCGACGGCGCGGACGAGATCGATCCGCAGCGCAACATGATCAAAGGCGGCGGCGGCGCGCTGCTGCGCGAGCGGATCGTGCTGGCGGCAGCCGCGCAACGCATGATCGTGGTCGACGACTCGAAGCTGGTGCAGACTCTCGGCGAGCGCTGGGCGGTGCCGGTGGAGATCGTGCAGTTCGGCTGGCGCGTTCCCGAAGCCGCGCTGCGGCGGCAGGGAGCGCAGCCGGTGCGGCGCATGGACGGCGCGCAGCCGCTGATCACCGACGAGGGTAACTTCATCCTTGACTGTGCGTTCGGGCCGATCCCCGATCCCGCCGCGCTTGACCGGCGGCTGCGCGCGATTCCGGGAGTGATGGATCACGGCCTCTTCATCGGTATGGCCGACCGGGTGATCGTCGGCGGGGCGGACGGCGTGCGTGAATTGTAA
- the pgl gene encoding 6-phosphogluconolactonase, translating into MTHRQIRIFPDAAALADAAARYIVERAQAAVAEHERFTIALSGGSTPRAVFERLAEPSLMAQMPWTKTYVFWSDDRAVPLDHADSNYRIACEALLSHAPLPKDHIKPMLGLGEDLDAAARHYERVIRTIVPGSPPRFDLVLLGMGPDGHTASLFPHSPQLDAADALVVATPVASLKPHVRRVTFTAPLINAAAKVLFMAAGADKAATLQQVLEGPSRPADLPSQLVAPRSGTLVWMLDQAIAQELNQPYE; encoded by the coding sequence ATGACTCATCGACAGATTCGGATCTTTCCCGATGCCGCAGCGCTCGCCGATGCCGCAGCGCGCTATATTGTCGAGCGCGCGCAGGCGGCGGTAGCCGAGCACGAGCGCTTCACGATCGCGCTGTCGGGCGGCTCGACGCCGCGCGCGGTGTTCGAGCGGCTGGCGGAGCCGTCGCTGATGGCGCAGATGCCGTGGACCAAAACGTATGTCTTCTGGTCCGACGATCGCGCTGTGCCGCTCGATCATGCCGATAGCAACTACCGCATAGCCTGCGAGGCGCTGCTGAGCCACGCGCCGCTGCCCAAAGATCACATCAAGCCAATGCTGGGGCTGGGAGAGGATCTCGACGCCGCCGCCAGGCACTACGAGCGGGTGATTCGGACGATCGTGCCTGGCTCGCCGCCGCGCTTCGATCTGGTGCTGCTGGGCATGGGGCCGGACGGGCACACGGCCTCGCTGTTTCCGCACAGCCCGCAGCTAGACGCCGCCGACGCGCTGGTCGTCGCTACGCCGGTCGCGTCGCTCAAGCCGCATGTACGCCGGGTCACGTTTACCGCGCCGCTGATCAATGCCGCTGCCAAGGTGCTGTTCATGGCGGCGGGCGCAGATAAAGCCGCGACGCTCCAGCAGGTGCTCGAAGGGCCGTCGCGTCCCGCAGATCTGCCGTCGCAGCTGGTCGCGCCGCGCTCCGGCACGCTGGTCTGGATGCTCGATCAGGCAATCGCCCAGGAATTGAACCAGCCGTATGAGTGA